Genomic DNA from Archangium lipolyticum:
GGATCTGTGGGCCCGGGGCATCCAGACCTGGGACGACTTTCCGGGCAACGGGGTGGTGCTGGGCCAGAAGCTGGACGAGGCGGCTCGCCGGCGGCTGGAACTGGCGCGCGAGGCCCTGGAGCGGCGTGACCTGAAGGGCCTGGCGGCCATGGTGCCGCAGCGCGAGCACTGGCGGCTGTACCCCGAGTTCGCGCGCGACGCGGTCTACTTCGATATCGAAACGGACGGCGCGCAGGACCAGGTTCCCACGGTGGTGGCCCTGTTCGACGAAGGCGGCCTGCGGGTCTTCATCCAGGGCCGCAACATGGACGATCTGCCGGAGGCCATGGCGGAGCGGCGGCTGTGGGTGACGTTCAATGGCTCGTGCTTCGACGTGCCGGTGCTGCGCCAGTACTTCGGCAAGCGCTTCCCGACGCCGGATGCCCATATCGACTTGCGGTTCGTGTGCCGGCGGTTGGGCATGGGCGGCGGGCTGAAGGAGATCGAGGACAAGTGGGGGCTGGCGCGGCCACCGCACATGAAGGGCGTGAACGGCTGGGACGCGGTGCTGCTGTGGCGCGCGTACCGCGAGCGCGGAGACGTGGAGGCCCTGCGATTCCTGGTGGAGTACAACCTCTATGACTCGTTCCAGCTCCGGTCGCTGATGGACAAGGCGTACAACCGCGCGTTGGACGACCTGAACATGGACTCCGAACCGCGCGTGCCCGTCTTCGAGCGGGGCGAGCTCCTCTACGACGTGAGCCGGCTCATCCTGGAGCTGGGACCCACGGAGAGGGACTTGAGGGTGCTCGAGCGGGTGCGCGCCCAGGACCGCGATCTGCACCAGGACTGAGCCCTCCCTTCATCCGAGGGGAGAGGTCGGGCGGGCGTGTCAGCCCGGTCTGGTAGGGTGGCTGACGCTGGAGGTTCGGCGTCTGGGCCCTACCTCCGGTATTCCACTGGCGCGGCGTCGGCGTCGCGAAGGAGCGCCCGAGATGTCCATCGACAGGCCCGAGTCCTCGAACCACCCCCGGCTTCTCTTCACCTCGAATGGGACCCGCTACGAACTCATTCGTAGATTGGGAAGGCGGAACAATGGGGAGCTGATGCTCGCCAGGCGCCGTTATGCCCAGGGACCCGCGGGCTCCGTGATCATCAAGCGGTTGTCGCGGCCGGTCAGTGAGAAGCAGAAGCAGCGGCTGAAGGAAGAGGTCCAGTTGGCGTACCGGCTCGACCATCCCGGCATCGCGAAGGTGTACCAGTTGGTGCTGCACGGAGGGCTGCCGTACGTGGTGATGGAGTACGTGGACGGCCGCTCCCTGGAGACGGTGTTGAGCGTGTCGGCCATGCGGCAGCGCCCCATGTCCGAGGCCTTCGTCTGCCATGTGGTGTCCGAGGTCGCGGACGCGCTCCACCATGCGCACACGCTGGCGGACGAGCTGGGGCGGCCCCTCGGCATCGTCCACCGGGACATCAACCCGGAGAACATCCGGGTGAGCACCAACGGCGAGGTGAAGCTGGTGGACTTCGGCGTGGCGTACTCGCTGCTGCCCGGGCGGGAGGCCACCACGGCCTCCGTGCTGCGCGGGGACATCGCCTATGCGTCCCCGGAGCGCATGCGCCTGGAGAGGGTGGATCACCGCTCGGATCTGTTCTCGCTGGGGCTGGTGATGCTGGAGCTGCTCACGGGCAGGCACCTGTATGACCTGGAGGACGTGGAGCAATCGGCGCGGGAGGCCGGCCCGGTTCCAGCCGCGCTGGCCGAGGTGCACTGCGAGGAGCCGAGCTGGGTTCCGGTCGCGGAGATGGCGGCGCGCATCGCGCGTTTTGGTCCGGAGGACGTGGAGCGGGCGGTCCAGGGCGTGTCGGAGCCGCTGCGGGCCGTGGTGCACCGGGCGCTCCGGCGGGAGCCTTCCGAGCGCTACCAGTCCGGCCTGGAACTGCGTGACGCGCTCCGGGAGTTCCTCGTGGTCCAGGGGCGCTCGTACGGGCGGCCAGAGGCGGCGCGGGAGGTGCTCCTGGCCGTGAAGGAGGCGGAGTTGCTGCGCGAGTCCGCGGACGTGCTCGAACCGGATGTATTCCCGGAGGTGCCACCTCGGCGGACCGAGCACTGAGAGGTCAGCGCCGGCGCTGTTTTTGTTTCTTCGCCGGCGGCTGGGGCTTTTCCTTTTCGCCGGAGACCTGGAAGGGAATCCGGAGGTCGGCGACCTCGCGGCCCTGGGAATCGGTCATCGACGTGCCGGTCTGCGCGTCGATGACCAGGGTGTACTTGTGGCCGGTCTTGAGCGGCGTGGGCAGGGAGATGCGGTACAGCAGCCCGGCCGGGGATTCCTCGACGGTGTCGTCCGAGACCATGGCGCGATCGACCTCGTCGAACAGGCGGACGCGGTAGTTCCGGAGCACCTGCGTGCTGCGCAGCTCGAGCGTCGACGTGGGATCGATGAGCGGACGGCCTTCTTCCTCGCCAACGAGGGGAATGGTTTCCAACCCGGCATCCGAGAGCATGGACTGCAGCGTGAACGACGCGGGACCTGGACCCGCGTCGACGCCCACGTCTTCGGACCCGGGGGTGGTGACGCCCGCGTCGTCAGTGGGGGCGGAGGGCTTGGGACATCCGGCCACGACGAGCGCGGCCGCGCAGACGGCGAAGCTCAAACGGAGGAGTCGCATAGGGGCGGGAGACCCTATGTCTCAACGCCCGGTGCGAGAAGCGTGAAAGCCGGGTACCGGATGATGGAGAACGCCGCCAACGGGGGCCTGGATCCGAGTCCCAGGGGGGCCTGGAAACAGTCCCGGGGACGCCCGGCGCCACCCCGTCTCCCTCTGACATGGAGTCTGATAAGATGCGTTATGTAAACTAAGCCCACGGGGTTCCCCAGGGCCTCTGGACCGCATCCTCCCCCGTGCCCTCCAGGCCTCTTCCAGGCCCCTGGCGAACGACGAATCGCGTCATCCGCACTTCTTCCTTCGACCCGGAAATCAAAGTTCCCTCCATGAGTTCAGGGGCCGGGAATTTTCCCGCCTCTTGACCGGGACCGGCTGTTCCCGGGACAAACCGCACCACCTCCGGATCCCGGAAAGGAATCTCATGAAGCGTCTGCTCCTCCTCGCTTCCTTCCTCGGCGCCGCCCCCGCGCTCGCCGACGAGGGAATGTGGACGTACAACAACTTCCCCGCCTCCAAGGTCAAGGAGGCGTACGGCTTCCAGCCCTCGCAGGAATGGCTCGACAAGACGCGCCTGGCCTCGGCCAAGTTCGGCTACGGCTGCTCGGCGAGCTTCGTCTCCCCGGACGGTCTGGTGATGACGAACCACCACTGCGCCCGTGGCTGCATCCAGCAGCTCTCCACGGCCAAGAAGGACTACATCGCCAACGGCTTCTACGCCCGGACCCAGGCCGAGGAAACCCAGTGCCCGGCCCTGGAGATCAGCCAGCTCGTCGAGATCACCGACGTCACCGCGCAGCTCAACACCGCCACCCAGGGCCTCACCGGCAAGCAGTACGCCGACAGCCTCAAGGCGGAGATGTCCAAGCTCGAGAAGGCCTGCTCCACCAGCGATGACGTGCGCTGTGACGTGGTGACGCTGTACCAGGGCGGCAAGTACAACCTCTACAAGTACAAGCGCTTCCAGGACGTGCGGCTCGTGTTCGCCCCCGAGCACGCCGCCGCCTTCTTCGGCGGAGATCCGGACAACTTCGAGTTCCCCCGGTACGACCTGGACGTGACGTTCGTGCGCGTCTACGGCAAGGACGGCAAGCCCGCGAAGATCGACCACTACTTCAAGTGGTCCGCCCAGGGCGCCAAGGAAGGCGAGCTCACCTTCATTTCCGGCCACCCCGGAAAGACGTCGCGCGGCCTGACGGTGGCCCAGCTCGAGTACCTGCGGGACGTGGGCCTGCCCAAGCAGCTCTTCAAGATGTCGGAAGCCCGCGGGATGCTCACCGAGTTCCAGAACCGCGGCGCCGAGCAGAAGCGCATCTCCACCAACCAGCTCTTCGGCGTGGAGAACGGCCTCAAGGCCAACAAGGGCCGGCTCGAGCAGCTGGTGGACAAGAACTTCTTCGCCCAGAAGGTCGCCGCCGAGCAGGAGCTGCGCAACAAGGTCAACGCGGATCCGAAGATGAAGGCGAAGTACGGCGCCGCCTGGGACGAGATCGCCCGCGCCCAGAACACCTACCGCGACATGCGCAAGGAGTACGAGGCCATGGAGGCCGGCGGCATCGGCGGCCAGCTCTTCAGCCTGGCCCGGATGCTGGTGCGCGCCGCCGAGGAGCTCCCCAAGGCGGACGCGGAGCGGCTGCGCGGGTTCAACGACGCCAACCTGCCCGCCCTCAAGGTCCAGTTGATGAGCAAGGCGCCCATCTATCCCGAGCTGGAGATCGCCAACCTGACGTTCTCCTTCACCAAGATGCGTGAGGAGCTCGGACCGGATCACCCCTTCGTGAAGAAGGTGCTCGGCAAGGAGTCCCCGGAGTCGCTGGCCACCCGCCTGGTCAAGGGCTCCAAGCTGATGGATCCCAAGGCCCGCGAGGCGCTCTTCACCGGCGGCAAGAAGGCCATCGACGCCTCCAAGGACACGATGATCCGCCTGGCGGCTCTGGTGGACCCGGATGGCCGCGCCATCCGCAAGCAGTACGAGGAGAACGTCGAGGCCGTCATCCGCAAGAACGGCGAGCTGATCGCCCAGGCCCGCTTCGACGTCTACGGCACCGGCATCTACCCGGATGCCACGGGCACCCTGCGCCTCTCCTACGGCGCCGTGAAGGGCTACACGGAGGATGGCAAGAAGGTGGAGCCCTTCACCCTCATGGGCGCGACCTTCGACCGCCACACCGGTGAGGATCCCTTCGCCCTGCCCAGGTCCTGGCTCGCCGCGCAGAAGGACCTGACGGCCAACACCCCGATGAACTTCGTCACCACCAACGACATCATCGGCGGCAACTCGGGCTCGCCCATCATCAACAAGGACGCGGAGGTCGTCGGACTCGTGTTCGACGGCAACATCCAGTCCCTGGGCGGCGAGTACGGCTACGACGGCACCGCCAACCGCGCCGTCGGCGTGCACAGCGAGGCCCTCATCGAGGCCCTCAAGAAGATCTACAAGGCCGACCGCGTCCTCGAGGAGCTGCGCCCCGGCTCGACTCCCGCCGTGAAGGCCAGCTCGGGCCGGTAATCCCCTGCCTGTAGCACCCTGAAAACACGAAGGGGCTGCCCGATGAACCGGGCAGCCCCTTTGTTCTTTCGATCGCCCTTCCCGCTCCGCCTACTCCCACTCGATGGTGGCGGGCGGCTTGGACGAGATGTCGTAGACGACGCGGTTGATGCCGCGCACCTCGTTGGTGATGCGCGTGGAGATGCGCTCCATCACCGGGTACGGCAGCCGCGCCCAGTCCGCCGTCATGCCGTCCACGCTCGTCACCGCGCGCAGCACGCAGGTGGACTCGTAGGTGCGCTCGTCACCCATCACGCCCACGCTCTGCACCGGCAGCAGCACCGCGAACGCCTGCCACAGATCCTTGTACAGCCCCGCGTCCCGGATCTCCTGCTGGACGATCGCGTCCGCGCGGCGCACCAGCTCCAGCCGCTCCTCGGTGATCTCCCCCAGCACCCGGATCGCCAGACCCGGCCCCGGGAACGGCTGCCGCGACACCATCTCGTCCGGCAACCCCAGCTCGCGGCCCAGCGCGCGGACCTCGTCCTTGAAGAGCTCGCGCAGCGGCTCCACCAGCTTGAGGTTCATCTTCTCCGGCAGCCCGCCCACGTTGTGGTGGCTCTTGATGGTGACCGAGGGACCCTTGTACGAAACGGACTCGATCACGTCCGGGTACAGCGTGCCCTGCGCCAGGAACTCCGCGCCCTGCACCTCGCGCGCGGCCTCCTCGAACACCGCGATGAACTCGCGGCCGATGATCTTCCGCTTCTTCTCCGGATCCGTGACGCCGGCGAGCTTCTCCAGGAAGCGCGCCCGCGCATCCACCGTCTTCAGCGGCACGTGGAAGCGATCCACGAAGAGCGCCTCCACCTGCGCGCGCTCCCCCTGCCGGAGCAGACCGTTGTCCACGAAGATGCACTGAAGCCGCGCGCCGAGCGCACGGTGCAGCAACAGCGCCGCCACCGAGCTGTCCACGCCGCCCGACAGCCCGCAGATGACGCGGCCGTGATCGCCCACCTGGCGCCGGATGGCCTCCTCGGCCTCCTGGATGAAGCCCTTCATCGTCCAGCTCCCGCTCACCTTGCAGTCGGTGAACAGGAAGGCGCGCAGCATCTCCTTGCCCAGCGGGGTGTGCACCACCTCGGGGTGGAACTGCAGCCCGTAGATGGGCTTGCTCTTGTGCGCCGCCGCCGCGAAGGGCGAGTTGCCGCTACGGCCGATGGACTCGAAGTCCGGCGGCAGCGCGTCCACCCGGTCTCCGTGGCTCATCCACACCTTCACCCGCTCGCCCATGGGGAATCCGGCGAGCGGGCCCCGGGCCGCCAGCACTTCCACCTCGGCGGCGCCGTACTCCCGGTGCGCCGACCGATCCACCCGGCCTCCCAGCAGCTTGGAGATCAGTTGGAGTCCGTAGCAGATGCCCAGCACCGGCAGGCCCGCGTCGAAGACGTGGGGATCGCACCGCGGCGAGCCCTCCGCCTCCACCGAGGCCGGCCCTCCCGACAGGATGATGCCCCGAGGGGCGAAGCGGCGGATGTCCTCCGCGGGCAGATCGGGACGGTGGATCTCGCAGTACACGCCGAGCTCCCGCACCCGGCGGGCGATCAGCTGCGTGTACTGGCTCCCGAAATCGAGGATCAGGATCTTCTCGGCGTGAATGTCCACCACACTCTCCAAGGGGGCGCGCGTTGACGGATGCGGGCCTTATCGCTACAAACTTTCGGAAATCAACCATTAAGTCCCGCTCGATGAGGTCCTGGATGCGCCTGCCCGCCGTTGCAACCGTCCTGTTGCTGTCCACCACCGGTTGCGTGAAGGAGATCTCCTCGGAGGAGCGTCTGGATCGCGAGACCCAGCTCAAGCAGATGAGCGACACCCCGGATGCCGCCGAGCTGGGCAAGGTCCACTGCGATGACACGGGCGAGGCGCTCAACCAGGCCCGCAACGTCAACATGCCCGAGACGGACCGGGTGCTGCGCTACATCGAGCTGTACACCTCGCTGCTCAAGCGCAACGCCACCTTCGAGGAGGCGTTGGCCCGCAACCCGGATCTCCACTACATGGAGGGCAGCGAGAAGCTGGTGGCCGCCCGGGAGGCCTGCATCCAGCAGACCGCGGACGTGAAGGTCGAGTTCGAGACCTACGTGCGCGAGCTGGTGGAGGTGCCCACCGTCCAGGAGATCAAGGGCGGCAACACCGTCACGGTGGCCCGGCTGGACTTCGCCACCCTGCGCCAGGCCATCGAGACGCTGAACCTGGACGACAAGGACCAGCTGGTCTCCCGCGTGAGCAACGCGGAGAAGCGCGTCGTCAAGACGGAGGGCGAGGACGCCGGCCGCAAGCGCGGCAAGTAGTCCGCCGCGCCCCCGGCCCACTCCAGGCGCCCTACTCCACCCGGTAGTTGGGCGCCTCCTCGGTGATGATCACGTCGTGCACGTGGCTCTCCTTGAGCCCGGCCGCGGTGATCCGCACGAACTGCGCCTTGGTGCGCAGATCCTCGATGGTGGGGCAGCCCACGTAACCCATGCCGCTGCGCAGCCCACCCAGCATCTGGTGGATGTTCATGGCCAGGCTGCCCTTGTAGGGCACGCGGCCCTCGATGCCCTCGGGCACCAGCTTCACCGCGTCCACCTCCGACTGGAAGTAGCGGTCCTTGGAGCCCTGCTTCATCGCGCCCATGGAGCCCATGCCGCGGTAGCTCTTGTAGCTGCGGCCCTGGTACAGGATGACCTCGCCCGGCGCCTCCTCGGTGCCCGCGAAGAGCGAGCCGATCATCACCGAGCTGGCCCCGGCGGCCAGCGCCTTCACGATGTCGCCGGAGTACTTCACGCCGCCGTCGGCGATGACGGGCACGCCGTGCTTGTCCGCTTCGCGCGCGCAGTCGTCGATGGCCGTGAGCTGGGGCACGCCCACGCCGGCCACCACGCGCGTGGTGCAGATGGAGCCGGGACCGATGCCCACCTTCACCGCGTCCACGCCGGCCTCGATGAGCGCCCGGGTCGCCGCCGCCGTGGCCACGTTGCCGGCGATCAGCTCGAAGCCCTTGAAGTTCTTGCGCGTGTCGCGCACGGCCTCGATCACGTTGAGCGAGTGGCCGTGGGCCGTGTCGACGATGATCACGTCCACGCCGGCGCGGATCAGCGCGTCGACGCGGGCCTCGCGGTCCGCCGAGGTGCCCACCGCGGCGGCGCACAGCAGCCGACCCTTGGCATCCTTGGCCGCGTTCGGGTGCGTGCGGTGCTTCTCGATGTCCTTGATCGTGATGAGGCCCTTGAGCTCGAACTGCTCGTCGACGATCAGCAGCTTCTCGATGCGGTGCTCGTGCAGCAGCTTCTGGGCCTCGCCCTGGCTGATGCCCTCGCGGCCGGTGATGAGCTTGCGCGTCATCACCGCCTCCACCTTCTGCTGCACGTTCGTCTCGAAGCGCACGTCGCGGCTGGTGACGATGCCCACCAGCTTGCGGCCCTGCACCACGGGGATGCCCGAGATGTTGTGCTGCCGCATCAGCTCGAGCGCCTTCGACAGCGGCGCCTGCGGCTCGATCGTCACGGGATCCACCACCATCCCGCTCTCGAACTTCTTCACCTTCATGACCTCGAGCGCCTGCTGCTCGGGGGTCATGTTCTTGTGGATGACTCCGATGCCACCTTCCTGCGCCATGGCGATGGCGGTACGCGCCTCGGTGACGGTGTCCATCGCCGCGGACAGCAGCGGGATGTTGAGCCGCAGGTTGCGGGTCAACCGGGTCGTGAGGTTGGCGTCTTTGGGAAGGACGGCGCTCTCGGCGGGCTGCAGGAGAACGTCATCGAAGGTCAGCGCGAGCCTTACGTCAGAGGTCAGCATGGGGGCTCCCGGGGAGTCGCGGGGTCACCCGCGGTAAAGCCGCTTCCATAAGGGCTGTGAACCAGGGGCGCAATGATCAAAACGGCATCCGCGCCGTCCGGTCCCCTGGCACACAGGCGAATGATGCTAGGATCCCCCACCGCCCCCCCTCGGTGTCGTCACGGGACCTTCATTTTGACGCAGCCACACACCACAGCCTCGGGAGAAGCCAACGGCCTGGTCGTCAAGTTGCCTTTCTCGACCCCTGAGGAATTCCTGGCGAAGTACGGAGCCAACATCACCCTCGGAGGTCTCTACCTCCGCTCCAAGTCGGTGAAGCCTCCCGGCACGCGGGTCACCCTGGATCTCAAGCTCGCCGATGGCTCCCGCCTCATCCACGGCTCGGCGGTCATCCACTTCGTCACCGGTCAGGGGGGCCAGGGCATCTCCGGCATGGGGTTCCGCTTCCTTGAGATGGACCCGCCAACCCGGCGGTTCCTCGACTCCGCGGTGGCCGCCCTTCCACACGCCCAGTCATCCCTTCCTCCACTCCCAGCGGGAGTCGGACCGGCTGACTACTCGGTCCCCACCGGTGCTCCGCCCCCGACGGAGGCGCCGATCGGGCCCACCTTCACTCCGTGGCCCAACAGCATCCCCGTGGCTGCCTCCGCGCCTGTCGCCACGCCCGCGCCCGTGCCCACTCCGGCGGTGGCCTCGAGCCGTCCCGCTCCGCCCCCCGTGCCCACCCCGAGGATCTCCACGTCCACGCCCGTGGTGCCGAGCGCCCCCGCCTTCGAGGCCCCCACCGAGGAGCCCAAGCGGACCGGGCCCGTCATCGGCATCGACCTGGGGACGACCAACTCCTGCGCCGCCTACGTGCGCAACAACAAGCCCGGCGTCCTCCCCAGCCGCGAGGGGCACAACACCGTCCCCTCCATCCTCGCCCTCAACACCCGCGGCAAGCTCGTGGTGGGCCACCCCGCCAGGGGGCAGATGCTCACCAACCCCCGGCACACCGTCTACGGTGCCAAGCGGCTCGTCGGCCGTCCCTACGAGTCCCCTCTCGTCCGGGAGATCAAGGACCGCTTCGCCTACGAGATCGCCCCCGGCGACAACGGCGAGGCCGCCGTCAAGCTCGGGGATCGCATCTACTCGCTGCAGCAGATCTCCGCGCTCATCCTCCGCGAGGTGCGGGAGGTCGCCCAGAACCAGCTCGGCCAGCCCATCTCCCGCGCGGTCATCACCGTCCCCGCCTACTACAACGACAACCAGCGCCAGGCCGTGCGCGAGGCCGGCCGGCTCGCCGGGCTCTACGTGGAGCGCATCCTCAACGAGCCCACCGCCGCCGCGCTCGCCTACGGCTACGGCCGCAAGCTCACCCAGCGCGTGCTCGTGTACGACCTCGGCGGCGGCACCTTCGACGCCTCCGTCCTGGAGCTCAACGACTCCATCTACGAGGTGGTCTCCACCGGCGGCGACACCTTCCTCGGTGGCATCGACTTCGACAACGCCATCATCGAGTACCTGCTCGAGCAGTTCCACCAGCAGACCGGTCACACCTTCCAGGGTGACCGTGTCGCCATGCAGCGCATCCACGACGCCGCCGAGCGCGCCAAGTGCGCCCTCTCCGAGCGCTCCGAGGTGCGCGTCCACGTCGCCTTCATCACGATGATCGGCGGCAAGCCGTTCGATCTCGACGTGCCCCTCACCCGGGACATGCTCGTCCACCTCACCGAGAAGCTCGTCGACCGCACCCTCCAGGTCTGCGCCGAGGTGCTCGACGCCAAGGGCCTCGCCCCCAAGGACATCGACGAGATCATCCTCGTGGGCGGTCAGAGCCGCTTCCCGCTCGTCCACGAGAAGCTCTCCTGGTTCTTCGGCAAGGCGCCCGCCAAGAACGTCCACCCGGACGAGGCCGTGGCCCTCGGCGCCGCGCTGCTCGCGCACAGCCTGGGTCAGCTCGAGGGCGTCGTGCTCATCGACGTGCTGCCCATGTCCATCGGCGTGGGCCTGCCCGGCGGCCGCTTCAAGCCCGTCCTCGAGCGCAATGCCTCCCTGCCCGCCGCCAAGAGCTACCAGCTCGCCACCAGCCGGGATGATCAGCAGGAACTCGACGTGATCATCCTCCAGGGCGACTCGGAGCGCGCCATGGAGAACGAGTATCTCGGTACGCTGAAGATCTCCGGCCTGCCCCCGGGGCCTCGCGGCTCGGTGAAGGTGTCCGTCACCTTCGAGGTGAACAACGAGTGCATCCTCAAGGTCATCGCCCGCGAGCAGACCAGCGGCGCCGAGGTCATGAGCATCTTCAGCACCCGTGACACCCCGGAAGAGGTGCGCGCGAAGATGGGGTTGAACCCACCGCATCCCGCGATTCCCTCCGGGCGCCCTCCCCTGTCTCCTCCGGGGCGGCCCTCCCTCGGGGGGATTCCCACCGTTCCCACCGCGGCTCCCAAGCGGCCCACGATTCCTCCCGTTTCCCTCCCCGCCGCCATGGCCGCCGCCTCCAACGAGGCAGCCGCTCCGCTCGGCGTCGTGGGTTGGTTGAAACGGTTGCTCGGAAGGACTTGAGAACGGGGACGGATACCCTCACCCCGACCCTCTCCCAAGGGGAGAGGGAGTGGGGGGGTTGTCCTCAGTCTCGCACGTGCAGGCGATCCTTCGACTGCTCCGCCATCTCGAAGACGGGAGCCGACGAGGTCTCGGACGCGCCCGTCAGCAGGTGCGCCGGCACCGGCGAGGCCTTCACCGCCGCCTTCAGCGCCGCATCCCGCACCGCGGCGATCCGCTTGCGCCACAGGAAGAACACCAGGCCCACCACCGCGAGGCCCCCGAACACCACCAGCTGGCCGTCCTTCAGCAGCTCGATGCCGTAGTCGAGCTTGTCGCCGAAGTGGAAGCCGAGCCACACGAAGAACGGCGCCGACAGCAGCGCCGCCAGCCCGTCCCAGAAGATGAAGCGCCAGTAGGACATGCCCGCCGAACCCGCGGTGAAGTACGTCACCGCGCGCACCCCGGGCAGGAAACGGGCGATCATCACGATCTTCTGCCCGTGCAGCGCGAACATCCCCTCCACCCGCGCCCTCTTCTCCGGCGTGACCACCCGCGCGAAGAAGCCGCTGGGAGACCGGCCCACCTGCGAGCCCAGACGGCGGCCCGCCAGGAAGATGAGGCTGTCGCCCACCAGGATGCCGGCGAAGCCGATCAACATCATCATCGAAAGACTCGCCGCTCCCTTGTGCGCCAGGAATCCGCCCAGGATGAGCGAGATGTCCTCCGGCAGGGGGACGCCGAGCCCACAGGCCACCAGCACGCCGAAGACGGCCGCATAGGCGAGGAAGCCGTGGGTGTTGCCCAGCAGGTTGGTGAGGAATTCTTGCACGCGAGTCTCGTCTCTCTCTTCACTGCCGTGGAGGCCGGTCCGGCGCTAGCCGTGCCTGGGTCTCCAGCGCCCACGCATCAACCGGGCGCGCATCATCAAAACTCCGGGCCACGCATCGCAACCCAAAGTATCCCCTATGGCTGGCTGCCTCGGCATCGGCAACTAGAACCGACCTCCAGGCCAGCGCTCCCTCGTCCGCCCGCTCCTCGGCGGTCCCTTCGTGGCGAGGGGTTCCCGAAGGTGGGTACGCATGGGTGGGCTCCCACGCACATGCACCCAGCGCCTTCCTCGTGAACGTTCCTCGCATCGTCGGCGAAGAAGGTAGCACGGGGCGCAAGGGGGGGAGGGTTACGTCTTGCCCACGAGCGACTTCATGAACTCGCGGTTCTCGCGGACCTTTCCGCTGAAGTGGGTGATGATCCCCATCAGCAGCTTCATGCAGGCCTGGGGTTTCTGCGCCGTCAGCCGCTGGAAGTCCGCGTGGCGGATCTCCACGGCCGTGACATCCGTCATCGCCGTGGCGGTGCACAACCGCTCGCCCTTCTGGATGAGTGCCAGCTCGCCCAGGGGCTCACCCGCGCCTACATCCCCGAGCGTCACTTCCTCGCCCCCGGTGTTGCGCGCGCTCAGCCGCACCGTTCCTTCTCCGAGGATGAAGAGCGACTCGCCGGGACGGTTCTCCAGGAACAGGGCCGACCCCTTGGGAAAGGCGCGCGGCACCCCAATGGCGGCGAAGATCTGGATGCCGACATCGGTGAAATCCTTGAAGAGCGGGCAAGCCTTGAGTACGGCTGCGACCTCCATGGGGTGTGGTCCTAACACGCACGCCCCCTCCCGTCACGTTAACGGCTCGCGCGGTGATCCGCGGCCGTCCGGACGTAGTGCTTCGCGGACTCGAGCAGGAACGCCCGCTCCTCGTCCGTCACCGCCCTCTTCACCTTGCCCGGAGAGCCCACCACCAGCGAGCCCGCCGGAATCTTCGTCCCCGGCGTGAGCAACGTGCCGGCTCCGATGATGCAGTCGTCGCCGATCTCCACGTCGTCCATGACGATGGCCCCCATTCCCACCAGGACCCGGTTCCCCACCTTGCACCC
This window encodes:
- a CDS encoding ribonuclease H-like domain-containing protein gives rise to the protein MLRRTFQLIPGVGPWKEKDLWARGIQTWDDFPGNGVVLGQKLDEAARRRLELAREALERRDLKGLAAMVPQREHWRLYPEFARDAVYFDIETDGAQDQVPTVVALFDEGGLRVFIQGRNMDDLPEAMAERRLWVTFNGSCFDVPVLRQYFGKRFPTPDAHIDLRFVCRRLGMGGGLKEIEDKWGLARPPHMKGVNGWDAVLLWRAYRERGDVEALRFLVEYNLYDSFQLRSLMDKAYNRALDDLNMDSEPRVPVFERGELLYDVSRLILELGPTERDLRVLERVRAQDRDLHQD
- a CDS encoding serine/threonine-protein kinase, yielding MSIDRPESSNHPRLLFTSNGTRYELIRRLGRRNNGELMLARRRYAQGPAGSVIIKRLSRPVSEKQKQRLKEEVQLAYRLDHPGIAKVYQLVLHGGLPYVVMEYVDGRSLETVLSVSAMRQRPMSEAFVCHVVSEVADALHHAHTLADELGRPLGIVHRDINPENIRVSTNGEVKLVDFGVAYSLLPGREATTASVLRGDIAYASPERMRLERVDHRSDLFSLGLVMLELLTGRHLYDLEDVEQSAREAGPVPAALAEVHCEEPSWVPVAEMAARIARFGPEDVERAVQGVSEPLRAVVHRALRREPSERYQSGLELRDALREFLVVQGRSYGRPEAAREVLLAVKEAELLRESADVLEPDVFPEVPPRRTEH
- a CDS encoding S46 family peptidase, with protein sequence MKRLLLLASFLGAAPALADEGMWTYNNFPASKVKEAYGFQPSQEWLDKTRLASAKFGYGCSASFVSPDGLVMTNHHCARGCIQQLSTAKKDYIANGFYARTQAEETQCPALEISQLVEITDVTAQLNTATQGLTGKQYADSLKAEMSKLEKACSTSDDVRCDVVTLYQGGKYNLYKYKRFQDVRLVFAPEHAAAFFGGDPDNFEFPRYDLDVTFVRVYGKDGKPAKIDHYFKWSAQGAKEGELTFISGHPGKTSRGLTVAQLEYLRDVGLPKQLFKMSEARGMLTEFQNRGAEQKRISTNQLFGVENGLKANKGRLEQLVDKNFFAQKVAAEQELRNKVNADPKMKAKYGAAWDEIARAQNTYRDMRKEYEAMEAGGIGGQLFSLARMLVRAAEELPKADAERLRGFNDANLPALKVQLMSKAPIYPELEIANLTFSFTKMREELGPDHPFVKKVLGKESPESLATRLVKGSKLMDPKAREALFTGGKKAIDASKDTMIRLAALVDPDGRAIRKQYEENVEAVIRKNGELIAQARFDVYGTGIYPDATGTLRLSYGAVKGYTEDGKKVEPFTLMGATFDRHTGEDPFALPRSWLAAQKDLTANTPMNFVTTNDIIGGNSGSPIINKDAEVVGLVFDGNIQSLGGEYGYDGTANRAVGVHSEALIEALKKIYKADRVLEELRPGSTPAVKASSGR
- the guaA gene encoding glutamine-hydrolyzing GMP synthase; the protein is MDIHAEKILILDFGSQYTQLIARRVRELGVYCEIHRPDLPAEDIRRFAPRGIILSGGPASVEAEGSPRCDPHVFDAGLPVLGICYGLQLISKLLGGRVDRSAHREYGAAEVEVLAARGPLAGFPMGERVKVWMSHGDRVDALPPDFESIGRSGNSPFAAAAHKSKPIYGLQFHPEVVHTPLGKEMLRAFLFTDCKVSGSWTMKGFIQEAEEAIRRQVGDHGRVICGLSGGVDSSVAALLLHRALGARLQCIFVDNGLLRQGERAQVEALFVDRFHVPLKTVDARARFLEKLAGVTDPEKKRKIIGREFIAVFEEAAREVQGAEFLAQGTLYPDVIESVSYKGPSVTIKSHHNVGGLPEKMNLKLVEPLRELFKDEVRALGRELGLPDEMVSRQPFPGPGLAIRVLGEITEERLELVRRADAIVQQEIRDAGLYKDLWQAFAVLLPVQSVGVMGDERTYESTCVLRAVTSVDGMTADWARLPYPVMERISTRITNEVRGINRVVYDISSKPPATIEWE
- the guaB gene encoding IMP dehydrogenase, with the translated sequence MLTSDVRLALTFDDVLLQPAESAVLPKDANLTTRLTRNLRLNIPLLSAAMDTVTEARTAIAMAQEGGIGVIHKNMTPEQQALEVMKVKKFESGMVVDPVTIEPQAPLSKALELMRQHNISGIPVVQGRKLVGIVTSRDVRFETNVQQKVEAVMTRKLITGREGISQGEAQKLLHEHRIEKLLIVDEQFELKGLITIKDIEKHRTHPNAAKDAKGRLLCAAAVGTSADREARVDALIRAGVDVIIVDTAHGHSLNVIEAVRDTRKNFKGFELIAGNVATAAATRALIEAGVDAVKVGIGPGSICTTRVVAGVGVPQLTAIDDCAREADKHGVPVIADGGVKYSGDIVKALAAGASSVMIGSLFAGTEEAPGEVILYQGRSYKSYRGMGSMGAMKQGSKDRYFQSEVDAVKLVPEGIEGRVPYKGSLAMNIHQMLGGLRSGMGYVGCPTIEDLRTKAQFVRITAAGLKESHVHDVIITEEAPNYRVE